A genomic region of Nitrososphaerales archaeon contains the following coding sequences:
- a CDS encoding SDR family NAD(P)-dependent oxidoreductase: MNIKFIVMKLKDKVAIITGAGRGIGREIALLFAKEGANVVINAAHLESAQRVANEVSLIGSRALAIQGDVSVNSD, encoded by the coding sequence ATGAACATTAAGTTCATCGTAATGAAGCTTAAAGATAAAGTTGCAATAATTACTGGTGCCGGGAGAGGTATAGGTAGAGAGATAGCATTATTATTCGCGAAAGAGGGGGCGAACGTAGTTATTAATGCAGCACATCTTGAAAGTGCACAAAGGGTAGCGAATGAAGTCTCTTTAATCGGTAGTAGAGCATTGGCTATACAAGGGGATGTATCTGTAAATAGCGAT
- a CDS encoding DUF1464 family protein produces the protein MRALGIDPGTSTFDFCCLDDERRVAIYEVSVPTHVAAKSPDSLVKVTKEANADVIVGPSAMGLPVTHISEMTDLKLAEATLGKNTEVDIAIRRFIKMLKDLNLNVYFIPSVIQLPTVPAYRKFNKVDMGTADKTCIAALALWDHMNRHNRDYRDANFIVVELGFGFNAAMAVEQGKIIDGIGGTSFPSPGYLTIGAMDLELIHTLGSFTEEELACGGIAYITKDLKQPEEFAERLSEDNFASAWNSFVEGVTKVVAAELTVFKGEPKEILLSGRLTRIPKLYESLVKKLERFNLPVRRVKGYSTKSKEAAQGAALIASGLANGTYKEMVDVLELRGAKGTVLDYIRWPNFDASEVIKRKLKAMKM, from the coding sequence ATGAGAGCATTAGGTATAGATCCTGGCACGAGTACTTTCGATTTTTGTTGTTTGGATGATGAAAGGAGAGTCGCTATTTACGAAGTTTCTGTACCAACTCACGTTGCAGCCAAGTCGCCAGATAGCCTCGTCAAAGTTACTAAAGAGGCGAATGCTGATGTAATCGTCGGCCCCTCTGCCATGGGTTTGCCTGTAACACATATATCTGAAATGACCGATCTAAAACTTGCCGAAGCGACTTTAGGTAAGAATACGGAAGTCGATATCGCTATTAGAAGGTTCATAAAGATGCTTAAAGATCTTAATTTAAACGTTTACTTTATCCCGAGCGTCATTCAACTCCCTACCGTACCAGCATATCGTAAATTTAACAAAGTGGACATGGGTACGGCGGATAAGACATGTATCGCCGCTCTTGCACTCTGGGACCATATGAATAGACATAATAGAGATTATCGGGACGCAAACTTCATAGTAGTAGAATTGGGCTTTGGATTTAATGCTGCCATGGCTGTTGAGCAGGGCAAGATAATCGATGGTATCGGTGGTACATCCTTCCCAAGCCCGGGATACCTTACCATAGGTGCTATGGACTTGGAATTGATTCATACGTTGGGGAGTTTTACTGAGGAAGAGCTCGCATGTGGAGGTATAGCTTATATTACAAAAGATCTAAAGCAGCCGGAAGAATTCGCCGAAAGATTAAGTGAAGATAACTTTGCTAGCGCATGGAATAGCTTCGTCGAAGGCGTTACAAAGGTCGTTGCAGCAGAACTTACAGTTTTTAAGGGCGAACCAAAAGAAATTCTCCTCTCAGGACGCCTTACTAGAATTCCAAAATTGTATGAGAGTTTGGTCAAAAAGTTAGAGAGGTTTAACCTCCCAGTTAGGAGAGTTAAAGGTTATTCAACAAAGAGTAAGGAAGCAGCCCAAGGTGCTGCCCTTATTGCCAGTGGTCTGGCCAATGGCACATATAAAGAAATGGTCGATGTACTTGAGTTAAGAGGTGCAAAGGGCACCGTGTTAGACTATATACGTTGGCCCAACTTTGATGCAAGTGAAGTAATAAAAAGAAAGTTAAAGGCGATGAAGATGTGA